In the Variovorax sp. S12S4 genome, one interval contains:
- a CDS encoding VOC family protein, translating into MDSPLGTVIIYARDMQKAAAFYARHFGFVTDGEVVEGLIELKHPGGGAGMLIHQAAKSVKLGQVGVKLSFHVKDVAAFAAQAKLEGLVFGTVHEANGYAFANAKDLDKNSISISSRAHRAIAVKGADGHALSFAHRAGSEACEPGGPAPGRSRQNLRMSEKPLTYAARERIDAFKELANEFVREVFGLPWALMTDESTLSDFSGCGLDTQDSLGELDDEAQRAFWDKWVVERVCERYRIEPFPVSISMAQLFERIQRAAPISGRQTLIAD; encoded by the coding sequence ATGGATTCGCCGCTAGGAACCGTCATCATCTACGCCAGGGACATGCAAAAGGCGGCTGCTTTCTATGCCCGCCATTTTGGTTTCGTGACAGATGGCGAGGTCGTCGAGGGCCTGATCGAGCTGAAGCATCCGGGCGGCGGCGCCGGCATGCTCATCCATCAGGCAGCCAAGTCCGTGAAGCTTGGGCAAGTGGGCGTAAAACTCAGTTTCCACGTGAAAGACGTGGCAGCCTTCGCCGCGCAAGCCAAGCTTGAAGGTCTGGTTTTCGGTACGGTGCACGAAGCCAACGGCTATGCGTTTGCGAATGCGAAGGACCTCGACAAGAACTCCATCAGCATCTCGAGCCGGGCCCATCGTGCTATTGCGGTTAAGGGGGCTGACGGCCATGCGCTGTCGTTCGCCCATCGTGCAGGAAGTGAGGCATGCGAACCTGGGGGACCTGCCCCGGGGCGGAGCCGGCAGAATCTACGGATGAGCGAAAAACCTCTTACCTATGCTGCCCGCGAAAGAATCGACGCGTTCAAGGAACTGGCGAACGAGTTCGTGCGGGAGGTTTTCGGCCTGCCTTGGGCATTGATGACGGACGAATCGACATTGTCCGATTTCAGTGGCTGCGGCCTGGACACTCAAGATAGCTTGGGAGAGTTGGACGACGAAGCGCAGCGGGCGTTCTGGGACAAGTGGGTTGTGGAGCGCGTTTGTGAACGCTATCGAATTGAACCGTTCCCCGTTTCCATCAGCATGGCGCAGCTCTTTGAGCGTATCCAACGCGCGGCTCCCATCAGCGGAAGGCAGACCTTAATAGCCGATTGA
- a CDS encoding ankyrin repeat domain-containing protein — MKRVPPRPDIGQLKKQAKELLTLYRREDAAAMQRFRESLPAARGKENKDLLAMSLRLHDAQSCLAREHGFPSWADLQLFVHARRALADDPNLAVRRWLSMVYAGDVAGGNNAHRPAVAERLLIENPALPGDDPYLACAVGDEAGLRRATLQDPAWVHREGGALRLPPLVAVTHSGLASRPGFRERLRSCASFLLAAGASPGQSVGNRWPPASLEAPSATERLSALYGAAGKAFDPELTRLLLEAGADPNDGESLYHSLEAPACTKLLLDAGARITGSNAMYRALDLDDASVLQLLLDHGGDPNEPPLGPPTSDWGSPLLWAIRRRRSPAHVQALLAAGAKADACTPDGVPARTLALRFGQAEVAALLERAGADREPLAVAEAFVAACASGDTETARAIQEAHPGVIDALDDARLRMLPELAAQGCVAAVKAMVTCGWPIEIRGGDIDASALNHAVFRGDAALTHFLLEHGADWRALHGFGDNVCGSLSWASLNEPVEGGDWAGCARALCAHGLPPARPDPTGSDIVLIGEKRYRFADDVTDALLGAAA; from the coding sequence ATGAAGCGCGTTCCCCCTCGTCCCGACATTGGCCAGCTGAAGAAGCAGGCCAAGGAATTGCTCACCCTTTATCGTCGTGAAGATGCCGCGGCGATGCAGCGATTCCGCGAATCTCTGCCTGCGGCTCGCGGCAAGGAGAACAAGGACCTGCTCGCCATGTCCTTGCGCCTGCACGACGCACAGTCGTGTCTGGCGCGGGAGCATGGCTTTCCCTCTTGGGCCGACCTGCAGCTCTTCGTCCATGCGCGCCGCGCGCTCGCCGACGATCCGAACCTGGCGGTGCGCCGATGGCTGTCCATGGTCTATGCCGGCGATGTCGCTGGCGGCAACAACGCCCACCGGCCCGCCGTGGCCGAACGGTTGCTCATCGAGAACCCCGCGCTGCCCGGCGACGATCCGTACCTGGCTTGTGCTGTCGGGGACGAGGCTGGCTTGCGTCGCGCGACATTGCAGGATCCCGCATGGGTCCACCGCGAAGGTGGGGCGCTGCGCCTGCCTCCGCTGGTGGCGGTCACCCATTCAGGACTCGCGAGCCGGCCGGGCTTTCGGGAGCGGTTGCGCAGTTGCGCAAGTTTCCTGCTGGCCGCCGGCGCGTCGCCCGGCCAGTCCGTCGGCAACCGTTGGCCTCCGGCTTCGCTCGAGGCGCCTTCGGCCACCGAGCGGCTGTCGGCGCTCTACGGCGCCGCGGGCAAGGCTTTCGATCCGGAGCTGACCCGGCTTCTGCTCGAGGCCGGTGCCGATCCGAACGACGGCGAGTCTCTCTATCACTCACTCGAAGCGCCCGCGTGCACCAAGCTGCTGCTCGATGCCGGCGCGCGGATTACCGGTTCGAACGCGATGTATCGCGCGCTCGATCTCGACGACGCCAGCGTATTGCAACTGCTGCTCGATCACGGTGGCGATCCCAACGAGCCACCGCTGGGTCCGCCGACATCCGATTGGGGATCGCCGCTGCTGTGGGCGATCCGCCGCCGCCGTTCGCCTGCTCATGTCCAAGCCCTGCTTGCGGCCGGCGCGAAGGCGGACGCGTGCACACCGGATGGCGTTCCGGCCCGCACACTGGCGCTTCGCTTCGGGCAAGCCGAGGTTGCCGCGCTCTTGGAGCGTGCAGGCGCGGACCGTGAGCCGCTTGCAGTGGCTGAAGCCTTTGTGGCTGCCTGCGCGAGCGGCGACACGGAAACAGCTCGCGCAATTCAGGAGGCCCATCCGGGCGTGATCGACGCTCTTGACGATGCCCGGCTGCGCATGCTTCCCGAACTCGCTGCGCAGGGGTGCGTTGCCGCGGTCAAGGCGATGGTGACGTGCGGTTGGCCGATCGAGATTCGCGGTGGCGACATCGACGCCTCAGCGCTCAACCACGCTGTTTTTCGTGGCGATGCGGCGCTCACGCACTTTCTGCTGGAGCATGGCGCCGATTGGCGGGCGCTGCACGGCTTCGGCGACAACGTTTGCGGCAGCCTGTCCTGGGCATCGCTCAACGAGCCGGTCGAAGGCGGCGACTGGGCCGGCTGCGCAAGGGCCTTGTGCGCACATGGTCTGCCACCTGCGCGGCCGGACCCGACCGGCTCGGACATCGTGCTGATCGGGGAGAAGCGCTATCGGTTCGCGGACGACGTCACGGATGCGCTGCTCGGCGCCGCTGCTTAG
- the oxlT gene encoding oxalate/formate MFS antiporter, whose product MAATAATSSTPTTTAPGRSLRWVQLALGIVCMAMIANVQYGWTLFVAPMEAKHHWGLGAIQIAFSIFVVVETWLVPVEGWLVDRFGPRPVVAAGAVLAALGWILNAYADGLAMLYTAAVISGIGAGCVYGTCVGNALKWFPDKRGLAAGLTAAGFGAGAALTVIPIANMIQSTGYEHTFVYFGILQGACIFVLAMFMAKPFAPKGVAAQTRLVMTKVDYTPAQMMKTPVFWLTYLLFVLVAAGGLMATAEIGPIAKDFHIDKLPMHFLGMSMPLLTMTLAIDNLANGFTRPLCGFVSDRIGRENTMLLVFVGEGLALLGLKLYGHEPAAFMTFAALVFLFWGEIYSIFPALVADTFGGKNAASNAGTMYTAKGTASLFVPLGSVLAAGGNWDRVFLVAAVVSIGAGIAAKLLLAPMRRRTIEAGNESLGRRR is encoded by the coding sequence GTGGCCGCCACGGCCGCTACCAGCTCCACCCCCACCACTACAGCCCCGGGCAGATCGTTGCGCTGGGTGCAGCTCGCGCTGGGCATCGTCTGCATGGCGATGATCGCCAACGTGCAGTACGGCTGGACCCTGTTCGTCGCCCCGATGGAGGCCAAGCATCACTGGGGGCTGGGCGCGATCCAGATTGCCTTCTCGATCTTCGTCGTGGTGGAGACTTGGCTGGTACCCGTCGAAGGCTGGCTGGTCGATCGCTTCGGCCCGCGCCCTGTTGTAGCCGCGGGCGCCGTGCTCGCCGCACTGGGCTGGATTCTCAATGCCTATGCCGACGGGCTGGCCATGCTCTACACGGCCGCCGTGATCTCCGGCATTGGCGCCGGTTGCGTCTACGGCACCTGCGTCGGCAACGCGCTGAAGTGGTTTCCTGACAAGCGCGGCCTGGCCGCGGGGCTCACGGCGGCCGGGTTCGGTGCCGGCGCGGCGCTCACCGTGATCCCGATTGCGAACATGATCCAGAGCACGGGCTACGAACATACCTTCGTGTACTTCGGCATCCTCCAGGGAGCCTGCATCTTCGTGCTCGCGATGTTCATGGCAAAGCCCTTCGCCCCCAAGGGCGTGGCCGCGCAAACACGCCTGGTCATGACCAAGGTCGACTACACGCCTGCGCAGATGATGAAGACGCCCGTCTTCTGGCTCACCTACCTGCTGTTCGTGCTGGTGGCCGCCGGTGGACTGATGGCGACGGCAGAGATCGGCCCCATTGCGAAAGACTTTCACATCGACAAGTTGCCCATGCACTTTCTCGGCATGTCGATGCCGCTGCTGACCATGACGCTTGCCATCGACAACCTGGCGAACGGCTTCACCCGGCCGCTGTGCGGCTTCGTCTCGGACAGGATCGGCCGCGAGAACACGATGCTGCTGGTCTTCGTCGGCGAAGGGTTGGCGCTGCTCGGCTTGAAGCTGTACGGCCATGAACCTGCGGCCTTCATGACCTTTGCGGCGCTCGTGTTCCTGTTCTGGGGCGAGATCTACTCGATCTTTCCGGCATTGGTGGCCGACACCTTCGGCGGCAAGAATGCCGCGAGCAACGCCGGCACCATGTACACGGCCAAGGGCACCGCGTCGCTGTTCGTGCCGCTGGGCTCTGTACTCGCCGCGGGCGGCAACTGGGACCGCGTATTCCTGGTGGCTGCCGTCGTGTCGATCGGCGCCGGCATTGCAGCCAAGCTGCTCCTCGCGCCGATGCGCCGGAGGACGATCGAGGCGGGGAATGAGAGCTTGGGACGAAGGCGCTGA